TTCTGCATTCGCCATGGTCAGCGAGCCGCCTTGATTGATCCGGGTGGTGATCTGACCTTTACTCCGCTCAATATTGCCCTCAGTCGGCTGATCAAGCTGGAGAACCTTGAATACATCCTCGCATCCCACCAGGATCCGGACATTATTGCGTCCTTGCCGCGCTGGCTGATGCATACCCCTTGTCAGGTTGTGGTTAGTCGTCTCTGGTCACGATTTCTGCCGCATCTGGCTTCCAGTTACGAGATCAGCCGGATGGGGGATCAGTTGCAGGCGCGCATTCAGGGCGTGGGGGATCAGGGGGCGGTCTTGCCGTTTGGTAACGATAGCCTGTGGGTGTTGCCTGCCCACTTTCTGCATTCGGTGGGTAATTTCAGTTTCTACGATCCGGTCAGTCGCATCCTGTTTTCCGGGGATGTGGGCGCCTCTCTTGGTGGTGAGGAGGGCGAGGTGACGGATTTCAATGAGCATGTGCACAGCATGGCCGGTTTCCATCGCCGCTATATGGCCAGCAACCGGGCTTGCCGCCTGTGGGCGGGGATGGTGCGCAAGCTTAATCCTGCCATGATTGTGCCTCAGCATGGAGGGTATTTTGTCGGCGAGCAGGTGGGTCGCTTCCTGGACTGGTTTGCGGGTCTGGAGTGCGGTGTTGACCTGATGTCAGAGGCCGATTTCCGCATTCCGGCAGCTTGAAGTGATTTTTGAAATAAAAAGCGCGGTTAGTAATAACTAATTTGTCTAACACTTAAAGTGCTTTCTCATCAGCGTGCCCCAGCACTCTGATTCGTCTCGAAACTCCCTCCGTTGATCACCTCCCATTTTCATGAATGGGTGCCTTTGTGTGCCCTAACAGACTGATTTGTCTAGGAATTCTTTTACGTTTATGCAGCCGGGTTTGCTTGACTTGGGCTTCGCTGTGGCCCTAGAGTGTCTCATTGTGGTGAAAAGTGGGAAAAAGTGGGTTTTTGAGTGCGGCAAGTGTCGCCAAGTGGGTCAAGGCCCGCGGGCAGGAACCACCTAACCAAGAGACAGAGGACGGCCAGTGTTTACTGGGAGCACATCACTCAATCTGGATGCCAAGGGGCGGCTGACCATGCCGACCCGGTACCGCGCTTCGTTGATCGAAGCCTGCGGCGGCCAGCTTGTGCTTACCCGTCACCCCTTTGACGAATGTCTGGCGCTCTATCCGCGTCACGAGTTCACCGAAACCGCCAACAAGCTGTCTGCCCAGCGGGATTCCAACCCTCATGTGCGTCAGCTCAAGCGTCGTTTTCTTGGCCAGGCGGTAGAAATCGAAATGGACAGCAATGGCCGACTGCTGGTGCCGCCGGAATTGCGTGCGGCCATTGGTCTTGAAAAGCAGGCCATGCTGATCGGTCAGATGCACCGCTTTGAAATCTGGACAGCAGAAAGCTGGTCAGAAGAAGACAGCATCCTGGATCCGGAAGCCTTGCCGGACAGCGTGCAGGAGTTGTCTTTCTGATGACCGACACAGGGAAGCAGTACGAACACCTGCCAGTGTTGCTGGAGGAGGTACTGGAAATGTGGTTTAGCCGTAGTGACGGTTTTTACGTGGATGGCACCTTCGGGCGGGGTGGTCATAGCCGTGCGCTGCTGGCAAAGCTGGATGCAGAGGGTCGCCTGACCGGTATTGATCGTGACCCCCTGGCCATTGCCGAGGGTGAAAAGCTGGCAAGCGAAGATAGCCGTTTCCAGATCAAAGCCAGCCGCTTTGATTGCCTGCCTGAGGTGGTAGCGGAGCAGGGCCGGCCGATTGATGGTCTGCTGCTGGATCTGGGGGTGTCTTCCCCGCAGCTGGATGATGCCGGCCGCGGTTTCAGTTTCCTGCGTGACGGCCCGCTGGACATGCGCATGGATCCCACTTCGGGTGAAAGTGCTGCGGACTGGCTGGCGCGGGCAGAAGAGAAGGAGATTGCGGATGTGTTGTATCGCTATGGCGAGGAGCGCAAGTCGCGCTGGATTGCCAAGCGCATCTGCGAGACCCGGAAGGAACAACCGATCACCCGAACCTTGCAGCTGGCTGACCTGAT
The DNA window shown above is from Alcanivorax sediminis and carries:
- a CDS encoding oxygen-binding di-iron domain-containing protein; protein product: MSQIDTLYSRDDHEVLRFADLVTGEGVQANQFCIRHGQRAALIDPGGDLTFTPLNIALSRLIKLENLEYILASHQDPDIIASLPRWLMHTPCQVVVSRLWSRFLPHLASSYEISRMGDQLQARIQGVGDQGAVLPFGNDSLWVLPAHFLHSVGNFSFYDPVSRILFSGDVGASLGGEEGEVTDFNEHVHSMAGFHRRYMASNRACRLWAGMVRKLNPAMIVPQHGGYFVGEQVGRFLDWFAGLECGVDLMSEADFRIPAA
- the mraZ gene encoding division/cell wall cluster transcriptional repressor MraZ, with translation MFTGSTSLNLDAKGRLTMPTRYRASLIEACGGQLVLTRHPFDECLALYPRHEFTETANKLSAQRDSNPHVRQLKRRFLGQAVEIEMDSNGRLLVPPELRAAIGLEKQAMLIGQMHRFEIWTAESWSEEDSILDPEALPDSVQELSF
- the rsmH gene encoding 16S rRNA (cytosine(1402)-N(4))-methyltransferase RsmH — translated: MTDTGKQYEHLPVLLEEVLEMWFSRSDGFYVDGTFGRGGHSRALLAKLDAEGRLTGIDRDPLAIAEGEKLASEDSRFQIKASRFDCLPEVVAEQGRPIDGLLLDLGVSSPQLDDAGRGFSFLRDGPLDMRMDPTSGESAADWLARAEEKEIADVLYRYGEERKSRWIAKRICETRKEQPITRTLQLADLIESVLGRSEPGKHPATRSFQALRIHINGELDALTEVLEQSLETLAIGGRLAIISFHSLEDRIVKLFIRDHSGRAPKGRGGLPLGDEMPQRLEPIGKAIRAGKAELKVNVRSRSAVLRVAEKVA